A section of the Quatrionicoccus australiensis genome encodes:
- a CDS encoding putative bifunctional diguanylate cyclase/phosphodiesterase, translating to MANHLVTTRQMSIRDHSTLPHQIAAGNVAAEGLRRPVSRMIGLQVGALLVLGGLLLLLWLAHSSPLVRGSLALCILCGSYFVAIQLRRLWTTQRAYRLAMEAAHDGFWEWDPVSKRLNVGARLLEILGYSENFLPDTHAWLELVHPEDRAHYNRTVADHLKARTPFFYCEYRVRASNGEYRWIASRGIAVRDRHGVAYQMAGSVTDITERKLHEDEMRYLVEHDRLTGLANRFMLAERLALAMSGEGGCALLFIDLDRFKDINDSLGHRLGDHLLQEVAARLRTVTRDEDTLVRQGGDEFIVLLPGLVNPALAEARALLFLDQLNAPFVTDGNHLHVGASIGLSIYPNDAEDAEQLLRNADTAMYAAKGQGGGRVCRHTPLMKERVLQRASIEARLRLAIEQRAFELHYQPQFDTASGELLGAEALLRWRDGEQWIPPERFISVAEETGLIVPLGDWVLEQAITCLAGWNRCSARPLRMAVNLSPRQFWNGKLLERVISVCARHGVAPAQIELEVTESMLLQAEGDHVDTLHAMRRHGFRLALDDFGTGYSSLSYLHRLPFNSLKIDRSFVMSLIDEEGNYTGASALVPAIIVMAHNLGLEVVAEGVETEGQLLMLRDLVCDVHQGFLSGRPVCEADFRRQFMSAAHSGPSLGA from the coding sequence ATGGCCAACCATCTCGTAACCACCAGACAAATGTCGATTCGCGACCATTCCACTCTGCCTCACCAGATTGCTGCCGGCAACGTGGCTGCGGAGGGCTTGCGTCGCCCGGTCAGCCGGATGATCGGCTTGCAGGTCGGTGCCTTGCTGGTGCTGGGCGGGCTGCTCCTGTTGCTCTGGCTGGCGCATTCTTCGCCGCTGGTGCGCGGCAGCCTGGCCCTGTGCATCCTCTGCGGCAGCTATTTCGTCGCTATCCAGTTGCGGCGTCTATGGACGACGCAGCGCGCCTACCGCCTCGCCATGGAAGCCGCCCATGACGGTTTCTGGGAATGGGATCCGGTCAGCAAGCGCCTTAACGTGGGCGCCCGCCTGCTCGAAATCCTTGGCTACAGCGAGAACTTCCTGCCCGACACGCATGCCTGGCTGGAACTGGTGCATCCAGAGGACAGGGCGCATTACAACCGGACGGTGGCCGATCACCTGAAAGCACGCACGCCGTTCTTTTATTGCGAATACCGGGTCCGGGCGAGCAATGGCGAATACCGCTGGATTGCCTCGCGCGGCATCGCGGTACGCGACCGGCATGGTGTCGCCTACCAGATGGCCGGATCGGTGACCGATATTACCGAGCGCAAGCTGCATGAAGATGAAATGCGCTATCTCGTCGAGCACGACCGGCTGACCGGCCTAGCCAATCGCTTCATGCTCGCCGAGCGGCTGGCTTTGGCGATGTCCGGTGAGGGCGGTTGTGCGCTGTTGTTTATCGATCTCGACCGCTTCAAGGACATCAACGACTCGCTCGGCCATCGTCTGGGCGACCATTTGTTGCAGGAAGTCGCGGCCCGCCTGCGTACCGTGACGCGGGACGAAGACACGCTGGTGCGCCAGGGCGGCGACGAGTTCATCGTCCTCCTGCCCGGCCTGGTCAATCCGGCGCTTGCCGAGGCGCGGGCGCTGCTTTTTCTTGACCAGCTCAACGCGCCTTTCGTCACCGACGGCAACCACCTGCATGTTGGCGCCAGCATCGGCCTGAGCATTTATCCGAACGATGCCGAGGATGCCGAACAGCTGCTGCGCAATGCCGATACTGCGATGTACGCGGCCAAGGGGCAGGGCGGTGGCCGGGTTTGCCGGCATACGCCGCTGATGAAGGAACGCGTGCTGCAGCGGGCCTCGATCGAGGCCCGCCTGCGTCTGGCCATCGAGCAGCGGGCGTTCGAGCTGCACTATCAGCCGCAGTTCGATACCGCCAGTGGCGAACTGCTCGGTGCCGAGGCGCTGTTGCGCTGGCGGGATGGCGAACAGTGGATTCCGCCCGAGCGCTTCATCTCGGTTGCCGAAGAAACCGGCCTCATCGTGCCGCTCGGCGACTGGGTGCTGGAACAGGCGATCACCTGCCTGGCCGGCTGGAACCGTTGCTCGGCCCGGCCGCTGCGCATGGCGGTCAATCTCTCGCCACGCCAGTTCTGGAACGGCAAATTGCTGGAGCGTGTGATCTCGGTTTGCGCGCGACATGGCGTGGCGCCCGCCCAGATTGAACTCGAAGTCACCGAGTCGATGCTGCTGCAGGCCGAAGGCGACCACGTCGACACCCTGCATGCGATGCGCCGGCACGGCTTCCGGCTGGCGCTCGACGATTTCGGCACCGGCTACTCGTCGCTTTCCTACCTGCACCGGCTGCCCTTCAACAGCCTCAAGATCGACCGCAGCTTCGTCATGTCGCTGATCGACGAAGAAGGCAATTACACCGGTGCTTCGGCGCTGGTGCCGGCGATTATCGTCATGGCCCACAACCTCGGCCTCGAAGTCGTCGCCGAAGGTGTCGAAACCGAGGGCCAGCTACTGATGCTGCGCGACCTGGTCTGCGACGTGCATCAGGGTTTTCTCAGCGGTCGACCGGTCTGCGAAGCCGATTTTCGCCGCCAGTTCATGAGCGCCGCGCACAGCGGCCCCTCACTCGGCGCCTGA
- a CDS encoding substrate-binding periplasmic protein produces the protein MIVRIAFALLLSLGSLAGVNAATPDCSRPYTLALHDHGLLYSADTDTGIDKDVAEELVRRSGCKVTVSLMPRARIWQLIESGALDFSLSGIANADREKFATFAWYFSNRYYLLVRKDINVRQINDFVQNNALQLGVIRSFRYSESANRLVDRLQADNRLSLSSGLSPLYQALQLNRIQGMIIEPFDYPSLEEKKIREFTTVIEFNDPAVPHGLIMSRKALPVAEQEKWRALIAGMRNDGAMRRIFEKYFKPDQAAAMVDF, from the coding sequence ATGATCGTACGCATAGCTTTCGCCTTACTGCTCTCGCTCGGCAGCCTTGCTGGCGTGAACGCAGCAACGCCTGACTGTTCCCGCCCCTACACGCTGGCCCTGCATGATCACGGCCTGCTCTACTCCGCCGACACCGATACCGGCATCGACAAGGATGTCGCCGAGGAACTGGTCCGGCGCAGCGGCTGCAAAGTCACTGTCAGCCTGATGCCACGCGCCCGCATCTGGCAACTGATCGAGTCCGGCGCGCTCGACTTCAGCCTTTCCGGCATTGCCAATGCCGACCGTGAAAAATTCGCCACCTTTGCCTGGTATTTCAGCAACCGCTACTACCTGCTGGTGCGCAAGGACATCAACGTCCGCCAGATCAACGATTTCGTGCAAAACAACGCCCTGCAACTGGGCGTCATCCGCAGCTTCCGCTACAGCGAATCCGCCAACCGGCTGGTCGACCGGCTGCAGGCCGATAACCGCCTGAGCCTGTCGAGCGGGCTGTCGCCGCTTTATCAGGCGCTGCAACTCAATCGCATCCAGGGCATGATCATCGAACCCTTCGACTACCCGAGCCTGGAAGAAAAGAAGATCCGCGAGTTCACGACGGTCATCGAATTCAACGACCCGGCCGTACCGCATGGCCTGATCATGTCGAGAAAAGCCCTGCCGGTCGCCGAACAGGAAAAATGGCGGGCCCTGATCGCCGGCATGCGCAACGATGGCGCGATGCGCCGGATTTTCGAGAAGTACTTCAAGCCGGACCAGGCTGCCGCCATGGTCGACTTCTAA
- a CDS encoding CHASE domain-containing protein: MQEHPSRTAAILSLLPWLPWLALVTSLGTTWLVWDHERNSANNEMRSQFNFALRETVSRIEQRVAAYEQMLRGVQSMLATTSLKNRKAVHDYIESLQLDANFSGVQVIGIAELVAPENKAAHEAGMRQLGLADYRIEPAGEREIYAPVIQREPYFGRNRTLLGFDAWSEPQRRQAMIRARDSGMPAISGKVRLAVDDASTATPGFIMYIPVFAHDRPHDSIAQRRANLVGWVYASFHMNDFMASLYGRQPSGLALSIYDEVDPTEAALIYRAADGNETLGPTGKNALSTIEYMVVAGHNWTISLSTQKQFEKLYDRDTAFVIAAAGTCLSFALAALVWLLLNGRSRALRLAARMTEKLRHMAQHDLLTGLPNRALFSDRLQQELARAKRLNGQFALIFLDLDHFKPINDNFGHAVGDQLLQQMAQRLRTAVRAADTVGRIGGDEFVILMTELTEASDALNLAEKICEAVRQPVTVNGQEHRISCSLGIAIYPTDGIDEITLTKRADAAMYRSKENGRDGVELAGRMTNSRF, translated from the coding sequence ATGCAGGAGCACCCAAGCCGCACCGCGGCAATTCTTTCGCTGCTGCCCTGGTTGCCGTGGCTGGCGCTGGTTACCTCGCTCGGCACCACCTGGCTGGTCTGGGATCACGAACGCAACAGCGCAAACAACGAAATGCGCTCGCAGTTCAATTTTGCCCTGCGCGAAACGGTCAGCCGCATCGAACAGCGGGTTGCCGCCTACGAACAGATGCTGCGCGGCGTCCAAAGCATGCTGGCGACCACCAGCCTGAAGAACCGCAAGGCTGTTCACGACTACATCGAGTCACTGCAGCTTGATGCCAACTTTTCCGGAGTCCAGGTCATAGGCATCGCCGAACTGGTCGCCCCGGAGAACAAAGCGGCCCATGAAGCGGGCATGCGCCAGCTCGGGCTGGCGGATTACCGGATTGAACCAGCCGGCGAACGCGAAATCTACGCGCCAGTCATTCAGCGCGAACCGTACTTTGGCCGCAACCGGACCCTCCTCGGCTTTGACGCCTGGTCCGAGCCACAGCGCCGGCAAGCCATGATCAGGGCCAGGGATTCCGGCATGCCCGCCATTTCCGGCAAGGTGCGCCTCGCGGTGGACGACGCCAGCACGGCAACGCCCGGCTTCATCATGTACATCCCGGTCTTCGCCCACGACCGGCCGCATGACAGCATTGCCCAGCGCCGCGCCAATCTGGTCGGCTGGGTATATGCCTCGTTCCACATGAACGACTTCATGGCCAGCCTGTACGGCAGACAGCCCTCAGGCCTTGCCTTGAGCATCTATGACGAAGTCGACCCAACCGAGGCGGCACTGATCTACCGCGCGGCGGATGGCAACGAGACGCTCGGACCGACGGGCAAAAACGCCCTGAGCACCATCGAATACATGGTCGTCGCCGGCCATAACTGGACAATTTCGCTATCCACGCAAAAGCAATTCGAGAAACTCTACGATCGCGACACAGCCTTCGTCATCGCCGCGGCTGGCACTTGCCTGAGCTTCGCCCTGGCGGCACTGGTCTGGCTACTGCTCAACGGCCGTAGCCGCGCCTTGCGCCTGGCCGCCCGGATGACTGAAAAGCTGCGCCACATGGCGCAGCACGACCTGCTCACCGGGTTGCCCAACCGGGCCCTGTTCAGCGACCGCCTGCAGCAGGAACTGGCCCGGGCCAAGCGCCTGAACGGGCAATTTGCACTGATCTTTCTCGATCTCGATCATTTCAAACCGATCAACGACAACTTCGGCCACGCCGTCGGTGACCAACTCTTGCAGCAGATGGCGCAACGCCTGCGCACGGCGGTTCGCGCCGCCGATACGGTCGGCCGCATAGGCGGCGACGAATTCGTCATCCTGATGACTGAATTGACCGAAGCGAGCGATGCGCTCAACCTGGCGGAAAAGATATGCGAGGCAGTCCGCCAGCCAGTAACGGTCAACGGCCAGGAACATCGGATTTCCTGCAGCCTGGGCATCGCCATTTACCCGACCGACGGCATCGATGAAATCACGCTCACCAAACGCGCCGATGCAGCCATGTACCGCTCCAAGGAGAACGGGCGCGACGGCGTCGAACTGGCCGGCAGGATGACCAACAGCCGGTTTTGA
- a CDS encoding DUF3149 domain-containing protein, giving the protein MAWDLLFTSDIGLLSLFTIAFILVMGVYIGRYAMQHMKSDAKDAAANGGSAGVAH; this is encoded by the coding sequence ATGGCATGGGATCTGTTGTTTACGTCGGATATCGGGCTGCTCAGCCTGTTTACTATCGCTTTCATCCTCGTCATGGGGGTGTATATCGGGCGCTACGCGATGCAGCACATGAAGTCGGACGCCAAGGATGCTGCTGCGAATGGCGGCTCGGCAGGCGTCGCCCATTGA
- the ppsA gene encoding phosphoenolpyruvate synthase — MEPIVIPFEQLRMTDVEQVGGKNSSLGEMISQLAGTGVRVPGGFATTASAYREFLAQSGLDNKINAALDALDVEDVNALAVCGAQIRQWIMETPFPMSLTVAITEQYQRLVADSTADMSFAVRSSATAEDLPDASFAGQQETFLNIVGLENILHAIKEVFASLYNDRAISYRVHKNFIHADVALSAGIQRMVRSDKGAAGVMFTLDTESGFRDAVFVTSSYGLGETVVQGAVNPDEFYVHKPMLAAGKKAIVRRNLGSKMIKMTFSAEKVAGKSVVTEDVEESLRHQFSLNDEEVMELARYAMIIEAHYGRPMDIEWGKDGIDGKLYILQARPETVQSQAHAGKVEKFKLKSFSKVLASGRAIGQKIGVGPVRIVKDPKEMDQVKPGDVLVADMTDPNWEPVMKRASAIVTNRGGRTCHAAIIARELGIPAIVGCGDATETLTEGEIVTASCTEGDTGHVYRGSLDFEVTSRDITAMPDVPVKVMMNVGNPELAFEFAQLPNAGVGLARVEFIINNVIGIHPKAILDVDRLPASKRDEIKRRARGYASPKEFFVEKLVEGVSTIAAAFWPNPVIVRLSDFKSNEYRKLLGGELYEPEEENPMLGFRGASRYIAQSFRDCFEMECRAMKKVREEMGLTNVQLMVPFVRTVGEGQGVVDLLAEHGLKQGENDLKLIMMCEIPSNALLADDFLKIFDGFSIGSNDLTQLTLGLDRDSGLVANLFDERDPAVKMLLAMAIASANKAGKYIGICGQGPSDHPDLAEWLMDQGISSISLNPDTVVDTWTRLASHKKA, encoded by the coding sequence ATGGAGCCTATCGTTATCCCCTTTGAACAATTGCGCATGACTGACGTAGAGCAGGTTGGCGGCAAGAATTCCTCCCTCGGCGAAATGATCAGCCAGCTGGCTGGTACGGGCGTCCGCGTGCCGGGCGGCTTTGCCACGACGGCCTCGGCTTATCGCGAGTTCCTGGCGCAGAGCGGCCTCGACAACAAGATCAACGCCGCCCTCGATGCGCTTGATGTCGAAGACGTCAATGCACTCGCCGTTTGCGGTGCGCAGATTCGCCAGTGGATCATGGAAACGCCGTTCCCGATGTCGTTGACCGTTGCGATCACCGAGCAATACCAGCGCCTGGTTGCCGACTCGACCGCCGACATGTCCTTCGCCGTGCGCTCCTCCGCCACCGCCGAAGACTTGCCGGATGCTTCCTTCGCCGGTCAGCAGGAAACCTTCCTGAATATCGTCGGCCTGGAAAACATCCTGCACGCGATCAAGGAAGTCTTTGCCTCGCTGTACAACGACCGCGCCATCTCCTACCGCGTGCACAAGAACTTCATCCACGCCGATGTCGCGCTGTCGGCCGGTATCCAGCGCATGGTGCGTTCCGACAAGGGTGCCGCCGGCGTGATGTTCACGCTCGACACCGAATCCGGCTTCCGCGATGCCGTGTTCGTCACCTCCAGCTACGGCCTGGGTGAAACCGTCGTGCAGGGCGCCGTCAATCCGGACGAGTTCTACGTGCACAAGCCGATGCTGGCTGCCGGCAAGAAGGCCATTGTACGTCGCAACCTCGGTTCCAAGATGATCAAGATGACCTTCTCGGCCGAGAAGGTTGCCGGCAAGTCGGTCGTTACCGAGGATGTCGAAGAGTCCCTGCGTCACCAGTTCTCGCTCAATGACGAAGAAGTCATGGAGCTGGCCCGCTACGCGATGATCATCGAAGCCCACTACGGTCGTCCGATGGATATCGAATGGGGTAAGGACGGCATCGACGGCAAGCTCTACATCCTGCAGGCCCGCCCGGAAACCGTGCAGTCGCAGGCGCATGCCGGCAAGGTCGAAAAGTTCAAGCTCAAGTCCTTCTCCAAGGTGCTCGCCTCCGGCCGCGCCATCGGCCAGAAGATCGGTGTCGGCCCGGTCCGCATCGTCAAGGATCCGAAGGAAATGGACCAGGTCAAGCCGGGCGACGTGCTCGTCGCCGACATGACCGACCCGAACTGGGAACCGGTGATGAAGCGCGCTTCCGCCATCGTCACCAACCGTGGCGGCCGTACCTGCCACGCGGCGATCATCGCCCGCGAACTGGGCATCCCGGCCATCGTCGGCTGCGGTGACGCTACCGAAACCCTGACCGAAGGCGAAATCGTTACCGCCTCCTGTACCGAGGGCGACACCGGCCACGTCTATCGCGGCAGCCTCGATTTCGAAGTCACCTCGCGCGACATTACCGCCATGCCGGACGTCCCGGTCAAGGTCATGATGAACGTCGGCAACCCGGAACTGGCCTTCGAATTCGCCCAGCTGCCGAACGCCGGTGTTGGTCTGGCCCGCGTCGAATTCATCATCAACAACGTGATCGGCATTCACCCGAAGGCTATTCTCGACGTCGATCGCCTGCCGGCTTCGAAGCGCGACGAAATCAAGCGCCGCGCCCGTGGCTACGCTTCGCCGAAGGAATTCTTCGTCGAAAAGCTGGTTGAAGGCGTGTCCACCATCGCCGCTGCCTTCTGGCCGAACCCGGTGATCGTGCGTCTCTCCGACTTTAAGTCCAATGAGTACCGCAAGCTGCTCGGCGGCGAGCTCTACGAGCCGGAAGAAGAAAACCCGATGCTCGGCTTTCGCGGTGCTTCGCGTTACATCGCCCAGTCCTTCCGCGACTGTTTCGAGATGGAATGCCGCGCCATGAAGAAGGTCCGCGAAGAAATGGGCCTGACCAACGTGCAACTGATGGTGCCGTTCGTTCGTACCGTTGGCGAAGGCCAGGGCGTCGTCGATCTGCTCGCCGAACACGGCCTCAAGCAGGGCGAAAACGACCTCAAGCTGATCATGATGTGCGAAATCCCGTCCAACGCGCTGCTCGCCGACGACTTCCTCAAGATCTTCGACGGCTTCTCGATCGGCTCCAACGACCTGACCCAGCTCACCCTTGGTCTCGACCGCGACTCCGGTCTGGTCGCCAATCTCTTCGACGAGCGCGATCCGGCCGTCAAGATGCTGCTCGCCATGGCCATCGCCTCCGCCAACAAGGCCGGCAAGTACATCGGCATCTGTGGCCAGGGCCCGTCCGACCACCCCGATCTGGCCGAATGGCTGATGGATCAGGGCATCAGCAGCATCTCGCTGAACCCGGACACCGTGGTCGATACCTGGACCCGTCTGGCCTCGCACAAAAAGGCCTGA
- a CDS encoding FadR/GntR family transcriptional regulator, which produces MSPAKMQVPRISDAVAASLERRILEASLKPGDRLPPERELAAEMGVSRPSLREAIQKLASKGMVQSRQGGGTFITDRLASSFFDPWRDMLGAHPNLREDMLEFRRMLEGQAAEWAAERATGDDLARIDQAFTELTAAFGVDDLDNRSRCDIAFHQAIGEAAHNALLGHLSSALLRLMHDNIRLNLGELNGVPAAGNLLKNQHTAIHAAIHERKPAAARAAAETHIDFVRETLAQSLRTAARRETAARRLSSDFSNNPSSSS; this is translated from the coding sequence ATGTCACCAGCCAAAATGCAGGTTCCGCGTATTTCGGATGCCGTCGCCGCTTCACTCGAGCGCCGCATTCTTGAAGCTTCGCTGAAGCCGGGCGACCGCTTGCCGCCGGAGCGCGAGCTCGCGGCCGAGATGGGCGTGTCGCGCCCGTCGCTGCGCGAAGCGATCCAGAAACTGGCATCGAAGGGCATGGTGCAAAGCCGGCAGGGCGGTGGCACCTTCATCACCGACCGTCTGGCATCGAGCTTCTTCGATCCGTGGCGCGACATGCTGGGCGCGCACCCCAATCTGCGCGAAGACATGCTTGAATTCCGCCGCATGCTCGAAGGTCAGGCCGCCGAATGGGCAGCCGAGCGCGCCACCGGCGACGACCTGGCGCGCATCGACCAGGCTTTTACGGAGCTGACCGCCGCTTTTGGTGTCGACGACCTCGACAACCGTTCGCGCTGCGACATCGCCTTCCACCAGGCAATCGGCGAAGCCGCCCACAACGCCTTGCTCGGCCACCTGTCGTCGGCCCTGCTGCGCCTGATGCACGACAACATTCGTCTCAACCTGGGCGAGCTGAATGGCGTGCCGGCAGCCGGTAACCTGCTCAAGAACCAGCACACCGCGATCCACGCCGCCATTCACGAGCGCAAGCCGGCGGCCGCCCGCGCCGCCGCCGAAACCCATATCGATTTCGTCCGCGAAACCTTGGCCCAGTCGCTGCGTACCGCCGCCCGGCGGGAAACGGCAGCGCGCCGCCTGAGTAGTGATTTCAGCAATAACCCTTCGTCTTCTTCTTGA
- a CDS encoding (Fe-S)-binding protein, translated as MPNHGKPASRPRDIYFFATCVVDQFYPGAGMDAITLLERLGMRVHFPEEQTCCGQPAYTSGFPDEARKVAALQLTLFPEDWPVVVPSGSCAGMMKHHYPTLFAADPARKAQAEALSGRIYELTDFLVNVLDWQPQDTGGDCTVVLHTSCSARREMNVHLTGRKLLGNLDKVKVAQQDHESECCGFGGTFSLKQPEISGAMVEDKVKALKATGAERVVSADCGCLMNILGHAAWKDQQEGKSKPSLPGEHIASFLLRRTAQ; from the coding sequence ATGCCGAATCATGGAAAACCCGCGAGCCGCCCGCGCGACATCTATTTCTTTGCCACCTGCGTCGTCGACCAGTTCTATCCTGGCGCCGGCATGGACGCCATTACCCTGCTCGAACGCCTGGGTATGCGCGTGCATTTCCCGGAAGAACAGACCTGTTGCGGCCAACCCGCCTACACCAGCGGATTTCCCGACGAAGCGAGAAAAGTTGCCGCGCTGCAACTGACGCTGTTCCCGGAAGACTGGCCGGTCGTCGTCCCGTCCGGTTCCTGCGCCGGCATGATGAAGCACCATTACCCGACGCTGTTTGCCGCCGACCCGGCCCGCAAGGCACAGGCCGAAGCGCTGTCGGGACGCATCTACGAGCTGACCGATTTCCTGGTCAATGTGCTCGACTGGCAGCCGCAGGACACCGGCGGCGACTGCACCGTCGTGCTGCACACCTCCTGTTCGGCGCGCCGCGAAATGAATGTCCACCTGACCGGCCGGAAGTTGCTCGGCAACCTGGACAAGGTCAAGGTCGCACAACAGGATCACGAATCCGAATGCTGCGGCTTCGGCGGCACCTTCTCGCTGAAGCAGCCGGAAATCTCCGGCGCGATGGTCGAAGACAAGGTCAAGGCCCTCAAGGCGACCGGCGCCGAGCGCGTCGTCAGCGCCGACTGCGGCTGCCTGATGAACATCCTCGGCCACGCCGCCTGGAAGGATCAACAGGAAGGCAAGAGCAAGCCGAGCCTGCCCGGCGAACACATCGCCAGCTTCCTGCTGCGGAGGACTGCCCAATGA
- a CDS encoding LutC/YkgG family protein, whose protein sequence is MSARDRILNKLKAAPRQDKAVPDVAAWYATHRTPEDNAGKVQRFRQCIELAHAEVHAVTPADWLSTLREVLRSKGLDKILVSEETTHGCALLDEFPRQGVDCQVYDMAIEAWKTEMFNATPASLTAARAAIAETGTLILWPDAAEPRLMSLVPPVHIVLLDANRIYNTFYEAMHSEGWKDGLPTNALLVSGPSKTADIQQTLAYGAHGPKELVVLLLTEDAQ, encoded by the coding sequence ATGAGCGCTCGTGACCGCATCCTGAACAAACTGAAGGCCGCCCCGCGCCAGGACAAGGCCGTACCGGACGTCGCCGCCTGGTACGCCACGCACCGCACGCCGGAAGACAACGCCGGCAAGGTGCAGCGCTTCCGCCAGTGCATCGAACTGGCGCATGCCGAAGTGCATGCGGTCACGCCGGCCGACTGGCTGAGCACCCTGCGCGAAGTCCTGCGCAGCAAGGGGCTGGACAAGATCCTGGTGAGCGAGGAAACGACGCACGGCTGCGCGCTGCTCGATGAATTCCCGCGTCAGGGCGTCGACTGCCAGGTCTACGACATGGCGATCGAAGCCTGGAAGACGGAGATGTTCAACGCGACGCCGGCCAGCCTGACCGCCGCCCGCGCCGCCATCGCCGAGACCGGCACGCTGATCCTCTGGCCGGATGCCGCCGAGCCGCGGCTGATGTCGCTGGTACCGCCGGTGCATATCGTGCTGCTCGACGCGAACCGCATCTACAACACCTTTTACGAGGCGATGCACAGCGAAGGCTGGAAGGACGGCCTGCCGACCAACGCCCTGCTCGTTTCCGGTCCGTCGAAAACCGCCGACATCCAGCAGACGCTGGCCTACGGCGCGCACGGCCCCAAGGAACTGGTCGTCTTGCTGCTGACGGAGGACGCACAATGA
- a CDS encoding LutB/LldF family L-lactate oxidation iron-sulfur protein: MSQHTLHFKPAEGFRARSKAVVDNPFLRQSFRGAMDFLMSKRAAQFPDAGELASLRTLGESIRQYNLAKLPTLLEQLEANLTRNGIQVHWAETPEEANAIILGICQRIGAELMVKGKSMVSEEIELNHAAEAAGVAALESDMGEYIVQLADEKPSHIIMPAIHKTKEEIARLFADKVEGVDYTDNVDALIQIGRNVLRQKFLEADIGLSGVNFAVAETGTLCLVENEGNGRMCTTAPPVHIAITGIEKIVEKLEHVPPLLSLLTRSATGQNISTYFNMISSPRKPGEKDGPAEVHLVLLDNGRSQAYADEQLRKTLQCIRCGACMNHCPVYTRIGGHAYGTTYPGPIGKIISPHMLGLEATSSMATASSLCGACGEVCPVKIPIPELLMRLREEAFTAPHANPSMLGQGAGYSWLMTSVWKGWATVYRSPSLYAVATWLGSRLAWLMPAKQGAWTTVRVPLKPAPKRLRDMLRDRG; the protein is encoded by the coding sequence ATGAGCCAGCACACCCTGCATTTCAAGCCCGCCGAAGGCTTCCGCGCCCGCTCCAAGGCGGTCGTCGACAATCCCTTCCTGCGCCAGAGTTTCCGCGGCGCCATGGACTTCCTGATGAGCAAGCGCGCCGCGCAGTTCCCCGACGCCGGGGAACTGGCCAGCCTGCGCACGCTGGGCGAAAGCATCCGCCAGTACAACCTGGCCAAATTGCCGACCCTGCTCGAACAACTCGAAGCCAACCTGACCCGCAACGGCATCCAGGTGCATTGGGCGGAGACGCCGGAAGAAGCCAACGCGATCATCCTCGGCATCTGCCAGCGCATTGGCGCCGAGCTGATGGTCAAGGGCAAGTCCATGGTCAGCGAGGAAATCGAGCTAAACCATGCCGCCGAAGCCGCCGGTGTCGCTGCGCTGGAATCGGATATGGGCGAATACATCGTCCAGCTCGCCGATGAAAAGCCGTCGCACATCATCATGCCGGCCATTCACAAGACCAAGGAAGAAATCGCCCGCCTGTTCGCCGACAAGGTCGAAGGCGTCGATTACACCGACAACGTCGATGCGCTGATCCAGATCGGCCGCAACGTGCTGCGGCAGAAATTCCTGGAAGCCGACATCGGCCTCTCCGGCGTCAATTTCGCCGTCGCCGAAACCGGCACGCTGTGCCTGGTCGAAAACGAAGGCAACGGCCGCATGTGCACCACGGCGCCACCGGTGCATATCGCCATCACCGGCATCGAGAAAATCGTCGAAAAGCTCGAACACGTACCGCCGCTGCTCTCGCTACTGACGCGCTCGGCCACCGGCCAGAACATCTCGACCTACTTCAACATGATCTCCAGCCCGCGCAAACCGGGCGAGAAAGACGGCCCGGCCGAAGTCCACCTGGTCCTGCTCGACAACGGCCGCAGCCAGGCCTACGCCGACGAACAACTGCGCAAGACCCTGCAATGCATCCGCTGCGGCGCCTGCATGAACCACTGCCCGGTCTATACCCGCATCGGCGGCCATGCCTACGGCACGACCTACCCCGGCCCGATCGGCAAGATCATCTCGCCGCACATGCTCGGTCTGGAGGCGACCTCATCGATGGCCACCGCCTCCTCGCTGTGCGGGGCGTGCGGCGAGGTTTGTCCGGTGAAGATTCCGATCCCGGAATTGCTGATGCGCCTGCGCGAAGAGGCCTTTACCGCACCGCACGCGAATCCTTCGATGCTTGGTCAGGGAGCCGGGTATAGCTGGCTGATGACTTCCGTCTGGAAGGGATGGGCGACGGTGTATCGCTCGCCTTCCTTGTACGCTGTTGCGACCTGGCTGGGGAGCCGGTTGGCGTGGCTGATGCCTGCGAAGCAAGGGGCCTGGACGACGGTGCGGGTGCCTTTGAAGCCGGCACCGAAGCGGTTGCGGGATATGTTGAGGGATCGCGGGTAA